In Zunongwangia profunda SM-A87, the following proteins share a genomic window:
- a CDS encoding helix-turn-helix domain-containing protein, with translation MTPLGLYLARRSVNKAEVARRTGISKSRLSQLSSNETTKLRADEVYLIALAINVNPCEVLEEVCKDIKLPN, from the coding sequence ATGACACCACTAGGATTATATTTAGCACGTAGATCGGTTAATAAAGCTGAAGTAGCTAGAAGAACAGGAATAAGTAAATCTCGGCTAAGTCAATTGAGTTCAAATGAGACAACTAAGCTTCGTGCAGACGAAGTATATTTAATAGCCTTAGCTATTAATGTTAACCCTTGTGAAGTATTGGAAGAAGTTTGTAAAGACATTAAACTTCCAAATTAA